From the Candidatus Saccharimonadales bacterium genome, one window contains:
- a CDS encoding ABC transporter ATP-binding protein, producing MSVISMSGISKIYGLGDATTIALDDIEMSVDKGEFVAIMGPSGSGKSTLLNLIGLLDTPTHGSYMLNERPVANLGNNARARVRREQIGFIFQSFNLLSRMTVIDNVALPLMYRGVGHVERLERASTILRRLGLGEREYYLPNQLSGGQIQRVAIARALVNNPAIILADEPTGNLDTKTGLSILDTLKDLNEQGNTVIMVTHDPDLAKYAQRTIHVVDGQIKARHAPAAAKPRKKPAKKTSRKAKT from the coding sequence GGACGATATTGAGATGAGCGTCGATAAGGGCGAATTTGTGGCCATCATGGGTCCCAGCGGTTCGGGCAAATCGACGTTGCTTAATCTAATCGGACTATTAGATACCCCGACCCATGGTTCTTATATGCTAAACGAGCGTCCGGTAGCCAATTTAGGCAACAACGCCCGAGCCAGAGTCAGGCGGGAGCAAATCGGCTTTATCTTCCAGTCCTTTAATTTGCTAAGCCGGATGACAGTAATTGATAACGTCGCCCTGCCCTTGATGTACCGCGGAGTGGGCCATGTGGAGCGGCTGGAACGGGCTTCGACCATCCTGCGGCGGCTCGGCTTGGGCGAGCGTGAGTACTACCTCCCTAATCAATTATCGGGCGGCCAAATCCAGCGGGTGGCCATTGCCCGGGCACTAGTCAACAACCCGGCAATCATTCTGGCGGACGAGCCGACCGGCAACCTCGATACCAAAACCGGTCTCAGTATCTTAGACACCTTAAAAGACCTTAACGAACAGGGCAACACCGTCATTATGGTGACGCACGACCCGGATCTAGCGAAGTATGCCCAGCGCACCATACACGTGGTGGACGGACAGATAAAGGCCAGGCACGCTCCGGCGGCGGCCAAACCCAGAAAAAAACCCGCCAAAAAGACTAGCAGAAAGGCCAAAACCTGA